From Toxorhynchites rutilus septentrionalis strain SRP chromosome 2, ASM2978413v1, whole genome shotgun sequence, a single genomic window includes:
- the LOC129765915 gene encoding pupal cuticle protein-like: protein MRVFVFGSILLLASTCSGSYWGQGSQATHWDHYAVGHKAWHGPQHYPVIVKGVPVETPEVQHAKAAHAAAHDKVSKHDQYLPAHESTHHYAKSYYSVQHVPVIKNGVPVETPEVQHAKAAHAAAHAKAAKYDLYAPIHGDYYGRSYEHHYVPVIKNGFPVETPEVMHAKAAHFAAHVEAKARLHKRSAYSVPQAYVPLDIPEVAAAKIAHLAAHAAAKTGYGSPAPQYWDHHASVQKAWHGPLHYPVIVKGVPVETPEVQHAKAAHAAAYAKVANSDRYIPIYEDQYARNYGSSYGSQYVPVIKNGVPVETPEVQHARAVFFNAYATSSAQARSHGHDDGDDGSYKPELYHRQY from the exons ATGAGAGTTTTC GTTTTCGGATCCATCCTGCTGTTAGCTTCAACCTGTTCTGGTTCCTATTGGGGTCAAGGCTCCCAAGCAACTCACTGGGATCACTATGCTGTAGGACACAAGGCATGGCACGGACCACAGCACTACCCGGTCATTGTGAAAGGTGTTCCAGTCGAGACCCCAGAGGTTCAACACGCCAAAGCCGCTCACGCTGCTGCTCATGATAAGGTGTCGAAACATGACCAGTATTTACCAGCTCATGAATCCACCCACCACTACGCCAAGAGCTACTACAGCGTTCAACACGTTCCAGTGATCAAGAATGGAGTCCCGGTCGAAACACCAGAGGTTCAGCATGCCAAGGCCGCTCATGCAGCTGCGCACGCCAAGGCTGCAAAGTACGATCTGTACGCACCGATCCATGGGGATTACTACGGTAGAAGTTATGAGCATCACTATGTTCCGGTAATCAAGAATGGCTTCCCAGTGGAAACTCCAGAAGTTATGCATGCAAAGGCGGCTCACTTCGCGGCCCATGTTGAAGCAAAAGCAAGACTACACAAACGCTCAGCATACTCTGTCCCACAGGCTTACGTTCCACTCGACATACCGGAAGTAGCCGCTGCAAAGATCGCTCATCTCGCCGCTCACGCTGCGGCCAAAACCGGTTACGGGTCTCCAGCACCCCAGTATTGGGATCATCATGCTTCGGTCCAGAAGGCTTGGCATGGACCTCTGCACTATCCGGTCATTGTGAAGGGTGTACCAGTCGAGACCCCAGAGGTCCAACACGCCAAGGCTGCTCATGCCGCCGCCTATGCGAAAGTGGCAAATTCCGACCGATACATTCCGATTTATGAGGATCAGTATGCTAGAAACTATGGTTCCTCGTATGGTTCCCAATACGTTCCCGTGATCAAGAATGGAGTTCCCGTCGAAACACCGGAGGTGCAGCATGCTAGGGCTGTTTTCTTCAACGCCTATGCCACTTCCAGTGCCCAAGCTAGATCCCACGGACacgatgatggtgatgatggttCCTACAAGCCAGAGTTGTATCATCGCCAGTACTGA